From Desulfomonilia bacterium, a single genomic window includes:
- a CDS encoding efflux transporter outer membrane subunit, protein MIHIQQEIFHRGILYLSGIFSALVFFGCASIPSVGPNYVKPDISTNSKWHSPLENGINDGAINQKDLASWWTVFNDAELTSLINRAVANNFDLKKAEARIHEARAQRNMAKAGYYPTVDASGSGNRSSTSENSGSGITSNLFSLGFDASWELDVFGGVRRSVEASDASLQSSVENKRDVLVSLLAEVALNYLDARTYQSRIDVMESNLKSQDETLRLTQWRYQAGLTDELAVQQAKYNREATLSEIPPLYTGLEEAANRLAVLIGEQPGKVQKEIKNHQPIPLAPSNIAVGVPADVLRQRPDVRKAERDLASQTAQIGVATAELYPKFTLDGSIGLEALSINKIFSPGNQTASGGGLISWRIFEAGSIRQNIKVQTAIQEQYLCDYETAVLEALEEVENAITAYAQEQNRRNALVEAVKSAQLAVELTQYKYQSGLTDFTDVLVAERSLLSLEDDLAQSEGNITMDVVRLYKAIGGGWTSEGTKS, encoded by the coding sequence ATGATCCATATCCAACAAGAGATTTTTCACCGTGGCATTTTATATCTGTCAGGAATTTTTTCAGCGCTTGTATTTTTTGGATGTGCCTCGATCCCATCAGTGGGCCCTAATTATGTCAAGCCGGATATATCAACGAACAGCAAGTGGCATTCTCCGCTTGAAAACGGAATTAACGATGGCGCAATCAATCAGAAGGATCTTGCTTCATGGTGGACCGTGTTTAATGATGCGGAACTCACAAGCCTTATAAACAGGGCCGTCGCCAATAATTTTGACCTGAAAAAGGCTGAAGCCCGTATACATGAAGCCCGAGCACAGCGGAACATGGCCAAGGCGGGATATTATCCAACAGTTGATGCATCCGGCAGCGGCAATCGCAGCAGCACCAGTGAAAATTCCGGCAGTGGAATCACTTCCAACCTTTTTTCACTGGGATTCGACGCCAGCTGGGAACTTGATGTATTCGGGGGCGTACGTCGTTCCGTTGAAGCCTCAGATGCTTCCCTCCAATCAAGCGTCGAGAACAAGAGGGATGTTCTCGTTTCATTACTTGCGGAAGTAGCTTTGAATTATCTGGATGCCCGGACATACCAGTCCAGGATAGACGTTATGGAGTCCAATTTGAAGTCACAGGATGAAACTCTCAGGCTGACCCAGTGGCGATATCAGGCCGGACTTACCGACGAATTGGCGGTTCAGCAAGCCAAATACAACCGGGAAGCCACACTCTCTGAAATTCCTCCCTTGTACACCGGCCTTGAAGAAGCGGCAAATCGCCTCGCCGTACTTATCGGCGAACAGCCCGGCAAGGTGCAGAAAGAGATAAAGAATCATCAACCTATACCATTGGCGCCGTCGAATATTGCAGTTGGGGTGCCGGCCGACGTCCTCAGACAACGTCCGGATGTCCGGAAGGCTGAACGCGATTTAGCCTCACAGACCGCTCAAATTGGTGTTGCAACTGCCGAACTCTATCCAAAATTTACTCTTGATGGTTCGATAGGGCTTGAAGCATTGTCGATAAACAAGATATTCTCGCCGGGAAACCAGACCGCAAGCGGTGGCGGTCTTATCTCATGGAGGATTTTCGAGGCCGGATCCATACGCCAGAATATAAAAGTCCAGACAGCCATTCAGGAGCAATACCTTTGCGACTATGAGACTGCCGTTCTGGAAGCATTGGAAGAAGTTGAAAATGCAATCACAGCCTATGCTCAGGAGCAAAACCGGAGAAATGCTTTGGTCGAGGCGGTCAAGTCGGCGCAACTGGCGGTTGAGCTGACGCAGTATAAATACCAGTCCGGATTGACTGATTTCACCGATGTGCTTGTGGCTGAACGCTCTCTTTTATCTCTTGAGGACGATCTGGCACAGTCTGAAGGAAATATAACCATGGATGTCGTCCGGCTATATAAGGCAATCGGCGGGGGATGGACATCAGAAGGAACAAAATCCTAA
- a CDS encoding CerR family C-terminal domain-containing protein: MKIQREDAARTQGRLLKAAAEVFAVKGYRDATIAEICARAQANTAAVNYHFGDKESLYREAWRQSLKEALRDHPPDGGVNENAPPKERLKGQIKALLNRFSDENNKEFMIVQREMASPTGLLEHVIHEEIQPMQARLNLVIRELLGPDVSETQVQFCEISIFSQCVNPAVTNWGRGENADKGNKPTSLNDINDYIEHVITFSLGGIRAVLDAKKSRKAESTKSLQKRSSSRRR, encoded by the coding sequence ATGAAGATACAGAGAGAGGATGCGGCAAGAACGCAAGGAAGACTTCTTAAGGCGGCAGCCGAGGTCTTTGCAGTGAAAGGCTACCGCGACGCAACCATTGCAGAAATTTGCGCCAGAGCCCAAGCTAATACTGCAGCGGTAAATTATCATTTCGGCGACAAGGAATCCTTGTACCGTGAAGCATGGAGGCAATCCCTCAAGGAGGCGCTAAGAGACCATCCGCCAGATGGCGGCGTCAACGAAAATGCACCTCCAAAAGAAAGGCTTAAGGGTCAAATTAAAGCACTCCTCAACCGTTTTTCTGACGAGAACAACAAGGAATTCATGATTGTTCAGAGGGAAATGGCCAGCCCGACAGGACTTTTAGAACATGTAATCCATGAGGAGATCCAGCCCATGCAGGCGAGGTTGAATTTGGTCATCCGTGAACTACTTGGCCCCGATGTCTCCGAGACGCAGGTTCAATTCTGCGAAATCAGCATCTTTAGCCAATGTGTGAACCCTGCTGTAACAAACTGGGGACGTGGTGAAAACGCTGACAAGGGCAACAAACCAACAAGCCTTAATGATATCAATGACTATATCGAGCATGTCATTACATTTTCATTAGGTGGCATAAGGGCAGTACTTGATGCAAAGAAATCAAGAAAAGCAGAATCGACAAAATCGTTACAAAAGAGAAGTTCATCCAGGAGGCGCTAG
- a CDS encoding MMPL family transporter has translation MKQFAEFITRHPRTILIAALLLAVLAGVGAIKTPINYDIFSYMPRNVEAIKGQLIMTEQFKTADTGFVMLNSSNTAQLLKIKNDLASIKGVAGVTWISDLVDPSVPDVFIPKEMIALFKKGDHALMHISFSKEANSVETQNAIRDIKKYIGEGTSFTGMPVFLYELRDLVKEQEVKSVLTAVILSAVATAIATGSLSIPILFLIVMGFGITYNMGTNYFLGSISYITKAVAAVIQLGVTIDFSIFLMHRFREETASTTDRREAMVRAMERTASAIIPCALVTMAGFLALTFMRIKLGADMGIVMAKGVFFGLLSTMVILPPLTLAAGRFSTIREPKGMIKPMTFLSGKMVKHPVALSLVFVSLFVPTVYIRQHSSLSYSIQDILPQNLKALKAVHEIQDSMGSIELINILFPSSTPRWLQKQVLDDIGRQPGVIQTISLESLVDPAVPSSFIPEDVVSRFTKGGYTLAMVRVSVLPGSNEGNALVGNIRSIIRNHQISGSYVSGNAPISKDLTDLSATDLAKVDIIGIASILLIVTIVFASFSIPVVLVAAILLAIFINVSIPYLFGQSIPYITFSCITTIQLGTCVNYAIFLMTRYREERRRDKAGPAMVSSMVGTAPAILTSGVCLFCSTIGLVYISDINMIQSLSLMIGRGALLAVAVILFLLPGVILLSDRIILRTSYGWRKTVKE, from the coding sequence ATGAAACAATTTGCTGAATTCATAACAAGGCACCCGCGCACCATTCTGATCGCAGCCCTCCTGCTTGCGGTCCTGGCTGGCGTCGGTGCGATAAAAACCCCGATCAACTACGACATCTTCTCATACATGCCCAGGAATGTTGAGGCTATAAAAGGCCAGCTCATCATGACAGAGCAGTTCAAGACCGCCGATACGGGGTTTGTTATGCTCAATTCATCGAATACGGCTCAACTCCTCAAGATCAAAAACGATCTGGCCTCAATAAAAGGGGTGGCAGGCGTCACCTGGATAAGCGACCTTGTCGATCCTTCAGTGCCGGATGTCTTCATCCCGAAGGAAATGATCGCCTTATTCAAGAAGGGCGATCATGCACTGATGCATATCTCTTTCTCGAAAGAGGCCAATTCGGTCGAAACCCAGAATGCGATACGCGACATCAAGAAGTATATAGGCGAGGGCACGTCATTCACCGGCATGCCGGTGTTTCTCTATGAGCTGCGCGATCTGGTCAAGGAGCAGGAGGTCAAATCAGTTCTGACGGCGGTGATCCTTTCGGCTGTTGCCACAGCCATTGCCACGGGTTCCCTGAGCATCCCGATACTGTTCCTCATAGTCATGGGCTTCGGCATCACTTACAATATGGGAACGAACTACTTCCTGGGTTCCATATCATATATAACCAAGGCCGTGGCCGCCGTAATCCAGCTCGGCGTCACCATCGACTTCTCCATTTTTCTCATGCACCGATTCCGCGAAGAGACGGCCAGTACAACGGACAGGCGCGAGGCAATGGTCAGGGCCATGGAGCGCACTGCAAGCGCCATAATCCCGTGTGCCCTGGTCACTATGGCCGGATTTCTGGCGCTGACATTCATGCGAATAAAGCTCGGCGCCGATATGGGCATCGTAATGGCCAAAGGTGTCTTCTTCGGCCTGTTGAGCACCATGGTGATACTGCCGCCTCTGACTCTGGCAGCGGGACGTTTCAGCACGATCAGAGAACCCAAAGGCATGATAAAACCCATGACATTCCTTTCCGGCAAGATGGTGAAACACCCGGTCGCACTGAGCCTTGTCTTTGTTTCCCTTTTCGTGCCTACTGTCTATATAAGGCAGCATTCGAGCCTTTCCTACAGCATACAGGACATACTGCCCCAGAACCTCAAGGCCCTTAAGGCCGTCCATGAAATACAGGACTCCATGGGATCGATTGAACTGATCAACATCCTTTTCCCGTCCTCGACCCCGCGCTGGTTGCAAAAGCAGGTATTAGACGACATCGGCAGGCAGCCTGGCGTAATCCAGACCATTTCTCTTGAAAGCCTTGTGGACCCCGCCGTTCCTTCCTCCTTCATCCCTGAGGATGTCGTGTCCCGCTTCACCAAAGGTGGCTATACTCTGGCCATGGTGCGGGTCAGCGTTCTGCCGGGATCAAACGAAGGCAATGCCCTGGTCGGTAATATTCGCTCCATAATCAGGAATCACCAGATTTCCGGCAGCTATGTCTCCGGCAATGCACCGATCTCCAAGGACCTGACTGACCTGTCGGCCACTGACCTTGCAAAGGTGGACATCATAGGCATAGCCAGCATTCTGCTTATAGTGACAATCGTCTTCGCCTCGTTTTCTATCCCGGTGGTGCTCGTGGCTGCAATACTCCTGGCCATTTTCATCAATGTGTCGATACCCTATCTGTTCGGGCAATCGATACCCTACATTACATTCTCATGCATAACGACCATCCAGCTGGGAACCTGCGTCAACTATGCCATCTTCCTGATGACACGCTACAGGGAGGAGCGGCGCAGGGACAAGGCCGGACCGGCCATGGTCTCCAGCATGGTCGGCACCGCCCCGGCCATTCTGACCTCGGGCGTCTGCCTCTTCTGCTCCACCATCGGCCTGGTCTATATAAGCGACATCAACATGATCCAGTCGCTCTCCCTGATGATAGGCAGGGGTGCGCTTCTGGCCGTCGCCGTCATACTCTTCCTGCTGCCCGGAGTTATTCTCCTATCGGACAGGATCATCTTGCGAACCAGCTACGGCTGGAGAAAAACAGTTAAGGAGTAA
- a CDS encoding polyhydroxyalkanoate synthesis regulator DNA-binding domain-containing protein — protein MSKLRRIKKYKNRLMYDTVTSKLITLKQLAEMLKEDCNIRIEDNESGKDVTRMTILQMLIDLEKSGRGMRNLLPDLVASLFNLPRLDLLKVLKEMVQKNKHDKELGRAWAKQLIHRTSLASLIPLNREKRIVEEIAKELDDLYDTILEKLEQAVKDRRSAFDSLFNSGTDAAPETSPERERK, from the coding sequence ATGAGCAAACTACGCAGAATAAAAAAATACAAAAACCGGCTGATGTACGATACCGTTACATCAAAGTTGATCACCCTCAAACAATTGGCCGAGATGCTCAAGGAGGATTGCAACATCCGCATCGAGGACAATGAATCCGGCAAGGACGTAACACGCATGACAATTCTCCAGATGCTGATCGATCTGGAGAAATCAGGCAGGGGGATGCGAAATCTCCTGCCTGACCTGGTAGCCTCGCTCTTCAACCTTCCCCGGCTGGACCTTCTTAAGGTGCTCAAGGAGATGGTCCAGAAAAACAAGCATGACAAGGAACTGGGCAGGGCCTGGGCGAAGCAGCTTATACACAGGACATCGCTTGCCTCTCTCATACCGCTTAACAGGGAGAAAAGAATTGTCGAAGAGATAGCGAAAGAGCTGGATGATCTTTACGATACCATCCTCGAAAAGCTTGAGCAGGCAGTGAAGGACCGCCGTTCCGCGTTCGACAGCCTTTTCAATTCCGGCACTGACGCTGCACCCGAAACATCTCCGGAAAGGGAACGGAAATGA
- a CDS encoding EFR1 family ferrodoxin (N-terminal region resembles flavodoxins. C-terminal ferrodoxin region binds two 4Fe-4S clusters.) yields the protein MINRRKFISGCAGAAASSIIPARAFSKTITPAGRLNKPAPEKAIVVYYSQTGHTRIYGELIAETWKKTGLQVDAVFIKNADVSALSGYDLIVTGSPVHYLDTPLNVQKWLGSIPSIKGTGVASFTSFGGNGDGQKWAAACMLKLLSEKGGVPLGMDMFGNMSTYPPTWSLGNSGRILKFRDRPNVKTYEAVRAFAAKTLDQYGKGGITFETGSGSIFSGKAMMSPTKLLISHKLNKSKCIACGKCIRQCPTGAIDIAQAKIDDDRCILCFGCLNNCPADAHEMKMFGKKLYGFPEFLKNNNIKIAMP from the coding sequence GTGATAAACAGAAGAAAGTTCATTTCAGGCTGCGCAGGGGCAGCGGCCAGTTCAATAATTCCTGCCCGGGCATTTTCCAAAACAATAACACCGGCAGGCAGGCTTAATAAGCCGGCCCCGGAAAAGGCCATCGTCGTCTACTATTCACAGACCGGACATACCAGAATTTACGGTGAATTGATCGCCGAGACATGGAAAAAGACCGGACTTCAGGTTGACGCGGTTTTCATCAAGAATGCAGATGTCTCAGCACTTTCCGGTTATGATTTGATAGTCACGGGTTCACCCGTTCATTATCTCGATACGCCTTTAAATGTTCAGAAATGGCTAGGCTCAATCCCCTCAATAAAAGGGACAGGGGTAGCTTCATTCACAAGCTTCGGCGGCAACGGTGACGGTCAGAAATGGGCTGCCGCCTGCATGCTGAAGCTGCTTTCTGAAAAGGGTGGAGTACCGCTCGGCATGGATATGTTCGGCAACATGAGCACATATCCGCCGACCTGGTCGCTCGGCAATTCCGGCCGCATCCTTAAATTCAGGGACAGACCAAATGTAAAAACATATGAAGCCGTGCGGGCTTTCGCTGCTAAAACCCTCGATCAGTACGGCAAAGGCGGTATCACCTTTGAAACCGGATCAGGCAGCATCTTCAGCGGAAAAGCCATGATGTCCCCGACCAAACTCCTTATCAGCCACAAGCTGAACAAAAGCAAATGCATTGCCTGCGGCAAATGCATAAGGCAGTGTCCGACAGGTGCAATCGACATAGCCCAGGCGAAAATAGACGATGACAGATGCATCCTGTGCTTCGGCTGCCTCAACAACTGCCCGGCAGATGCCCACGAGATGAAGATGTTCGGCAAAAAGCTCTACGGTTTCCCGGAATTTTTAAAGAACAACAACATTAAGATCGCAATGCCCTGA